ATTAGAATGGGAAAAGATAATTCAAAATGAGGATTACTTAAACAACTATACTTTAAAACAATTGCGAAAGATTGATGAAGTAATACTTTATGGCACAATGAAATCAGATACTACAACTAATCAGGTTGGAGTAATACCTTTTAATATTAAAGGAATAGAAAATACTTTAGTTGCCTCAATTTTGGCCAATGAATTTGGAATAGGTGTTAGAAATGGCTGTTTTTGTGCACACCCTTATATCCATCATCTGTTTGGTCTGAGTAATGACGAGATAGCTCGAGTGAAAGATGATATTGCTAAGGGAATTTATACCCATAAATATGGTTTAATTAGAATCAGCTTTGGCTGCTATAATACCTTAGCAGAAGTTGATCGTTTAATCTATGCTGTAAAAGATATTATAGCAAGAAAGAAAGCAGGAATTGATTTAACTACTAATTATGAATTTGATAGTAAAAAAGCAGAGTATAAACCTAAAAACAATATAAATTATAGCAAATATTTCAAATTATAACTCTATTTGAATATATATTAGATTTGATTTATAAATAAAAAGGAAATTTAGTATTAATGTAGAATAAAAAGTAAAAAGAATATTATTTAGGAGGTTTTTATAATGGCTGAAATTAGATATTGTGAACTATGCGAAAGGAATGTAGAACCTACAAAAAAATTCAACTGGCTTGTATTTATATTTTTATGTGGACTATTTTATATTCCTTTTTACCTTTTGAAAGATAAAAAATGTCCACTTTGTGGTTCAACTCATTTCTCTGCTCCTAAGAAAAAAGGCTAAGAACTGTAGATGGTACTTTGATAGAAAAAAAGATTACTTTTTGGTATTTATTTTTTTCTCACCATCCTTACTCAGAATTAGATAGGACTTTAAAACTTAACCTATTTAATAAAAAAGTTTATCTCTGTGCTAGATGTACTGGCCAATACCTTGCATTATTCTTATTTATGTTATTTCAAGCTAAAATTGATTACAGCAGTATTCCTTTTGAAATAATTTCAATTCTACCTTTATTTGCAACATTAGACTGGTTAACTCAAACTTTAGAAATTAGAAAGTCTAATAACTATTTACGAGTAATTACAGGAGGCGTATTTGGAGTATGGCTTGGTATAATATTATGTTCTATAATAAATTTAAATTTTAACTTATTAATTAAGTTATCTATACAGAGTTTGATATATTTTATTATAGTATTAAGTATATTGTTTTTTAGACGAGATAAGCTAAATAAGTACTTAAAACCTTATGAAAAATTTATTCAAAAATATGAGCAGCAGAGATGTTATGAAGATTTATCAACTTAAAATATAATAAAAAACCTTAAAAATAATATTATTTTTAAGGTTTTTTTACTATAACAAATAACTTTAATTTAACTTTTGTCTAATACTTCTTATCTTAGCTTTAATATCCTCTGCTCCAACTATCTCTGTTACCATACAAATACATCTTCCACCTAATTTCCACACTTGATCAACATTATGTTCTTTAATCCCACCTATTGCTACAAAAGGAATATCTAAATTTTCTACAACATACTCTAAATACTCTAATCCAACTGGATCACAGACATCATCTTTAGTATTAGTTTTAAAGATAGGACCTACCCCAATATAGTCTGCCCCTCTTTTGACAGCATCTTCAGCCTCTTGAGGTGAATGGGTTGATAAGCCTATTATTTTATCTTTACCAAGAAGTCTTCGTACCTCCTCTAAAGGTAAATCCTCTTGGCCAATATGTACACCATCAGCACCTATTGCCATAGCCAAATGGATATCATCATTGATGATAAAGCTTACTCCTGCCTCCTTAGTCATCTCCCTTAACCTCTTACACTCCTGATACTTATAGAGCATCTTCTTCTTCTTTTCACGATACTGAATAATCTTGATTCCAGCATCAATCATCTCCTTTACAACCTCAATATTACTTCTTCCCAAAGAAAATTTTTCAGCAGTAATGCAATATAAATCTGTACTTAATCTTTCTTTTTTATTCATATTCTCCCCTCCAATACTGCTTCCAAAATCAAATCTGCCTGTTTAGCTGCTACTATATTAACCCGTGGAGATAGAGGTGGATTATCAGCACTTACCTCTGTAGTAAAATCTCCTACTATATAAAATTTATCGTTGAATTTTTTAGTATGAATCTTATCCGTATCACCCCAACCAGCCAAACCTGAAGCAGAGACTAAAAATTTATTAGAATTGATATATTTATCTACTATCATCTTCTTACTCTTTATTTCATCAAAGGCTTCTACTATAATATCACAATCATCAAAGAATCGAATAATATTATCACCATTTACTCTTTCTATTATGGTTTCAATCTCTAAGTCAGGATTAATCTTTAAGAGATTCTCCTTTAAAGCCAATACCTTCTCCTGACCTACTTGTTCACTAAAATAGAATTGGCGATTCAAATTAGAGTACTCCACCTTATCAAAATCTACAATAACAAAGTGTTTAAAACCACTTCTTACTAAATTAAAGGCTGAGTTAGAACCAAGTCCACCTGCACCACCAATTCCAACCTTAAGCGATTGTAATCTCTCTAAACCTTCTTCTCGAATATATCTTAACAATGATTTTTCAAAATCATTCATTTAACAAAAAACCTCCACTTATTATACTGAGAATGGATAATTAAGTTCTTAAGCACTTCAATTCTAAATTATACATTTTTAATTCTCAATTATTATTATATCTGTTCCCAATCTTTAAAGACAGGTTGATATCCTCTAGCTAGCAATAAACCCTTTACTTCTGTTACTGTTCTAGCATCAGAAATATCAAATTGCTTTACCCCTTGATCCTTAGCATATCCACCAACAGCTGTTGAAGATTCTGCCGACATCTTAGTAATACCTAAAGGCAAAAGATTGTCTCTTAATTCATCACTCTCTCTAGTAGACAAACTGATACCCACTCGTGGTAAGAACAACCTATAAGCTAATATAATCTGTACTAAAGCAGGATCATCTACAATCGAATTTGGTTGAAAAGAACCTATATGAGGTCTTAATCTTGGTAATGATAGACTAATCTCAGTATCCAAATATTTATTTTGCAGATAATTAGCATGTAAACCAGCAAAAAAAGCCTCTTTTCTCCAATCATCAAGCCCTAATAACGGGCCAATATTAACTCTTCTCATCCCTGCTTTACAACCACGTTCTGGAGCATCTAATCTAAATCGATAATTTTTTTTGGGTCCTGTAATATGTACCTTATCATAAACATCTTCATTATAAGTCTCTTGATAAATAGTCAGTCCATCCACTCCAACCTCTACTAATTGACCATATTCAAACTCTTCCATAGCATAGACCTCAATCGCTATCGAAGGAAAATATTCTTTTAAAATATTTATAGAATCTTTAATATAAGAGACTGGACTATGTTTTCTTGATTCTCCTGTTAAGACCACTAAATCCTTAATCCCTTTATCCACTATAGCTTTAGCTTCTTCTTCAACTTGATCTAAAGTTAATTTATCTCTTTTGAATCCATTTTTTACATTAAAACCACAATAAGCACATTGGTTTACACAATAATTGGCTAAATAAAGTGGGGCATATAAAAAGATAACTTTACCAAAGTTTTGCACTGTTAATCTATGAGCTTTTTCTGCCATCTCCTCCAAATAATTACAAGCTACTGGTGATAATAATGCTAGAAAATCCTCTTGGTTTAACCTCTCTTTAGCTAATACTCTCTCTATATCATATTTAGTCACTTGATTAAAGAAGCTATCAAACTTAAAATTTTTAACCTGTTTATATTCTTCATAAAAACTCATAACTACTCTCCTTTTAAAAAACCTGTTAATGGTGAAGAAGCGGAAGCATAATCTTTGACTGCACCTGGTCCAGCTAAATAAGCTATTCTTCCTGCTTGGACTGCATAATCAAAGGCTTGTGCCATCTTAACTGGATCATTTGCTGTTGCAATAGCTGTATTTACAAGTACTGCATCTGCACCCATTTCCATTGCTTCTGCCGCATGAGAAGGCTTACCTATTCCAGCATCCACAATAATTGGCAAATTAATCTCACTGATTAAGATTCTGATCAACTCTTTAGTCTTTAAACCACGATTAGATCCTATTGGAGCTCCTAAAGGCATTACTGCTGCTGCTCCTGCTTCTTCTAATCTTTTAGCAACCATTAAATCTGGACTGACATAAGGTAGTACAACAAATCCTTCTTTAGCTAAAACTTCTGTTGCCTTAATAGTCTCTTGATTATCTGGCATTAGATATTTATTATCAGAAATAACCTCAATTTTAATCCAGTTTCCACAACCTGCTGCTTTAGCAATTCTAGCTATTCTCACTGCTTCCTCTGCTGTTCTAGCTCCTGAAGTATTAGGCAATAAAGTAAAGCTGTCTGGAATATAATTGATTACATTATCTTCTGGATTATCAAAATCAACTCTACGTAAAGCCATAGTCACGACTTGAGAATTAGACGCTTCTAAAGTTTCTCTAATAGCCTCCTTGCTTGGAAATTTACCTGTTCCTGTGAACAATCTACTTTTTAACTCTATTCCTCCAATTACTAATCTATCTTCCATCTTTTTATCCACCTCCTACAAATCTAAGCACTTCTAAACTATCTTGATCCTTTAAAATAATATCTTCCCACTCTTCTTTACTAACAACTCTTTTATTGTACTCAATTACTAAGCGATCCAACTCTAAACCTTTTGATTCCAAAAAATCTGTTAGCTTTACTTCTTCTTCTAAAACTTGCTGTTGACCATTAACTTTTAGTCTCATAATCCACCTCCTTATTAAAGTTTTATAGGAATTAAGTATTAGATAAATTAAAAATGCTCCCTATATAGGGAGCATTTTTTAGTAAAAAGCCTAATTGATCATTAAGCTTATATATCTAAATCCACTTCCCTACGCTGGCACTAACCAGATCAGGTTAAAGAGTTAGAGATAAATTAAATTCTTAGTTTCAAAGGGAGTTTTTATCTCCCAATGAAACTTAATAGAACTAATCCAAAACCATAGTACTTCTTTATCTCCCACTTATTAGATG
Above is a window of Orenia marismortui DSM 5156 DNA encoding:
- the thiF gene encoding sulfur carrier protein ThiS adenylyltransferase ThiF → MNDFEKSLLRYIREEGLERLQSLKVGIGGAGGLGSNSAFNLVRSGFKHFVIVDFDKVEYSNLNRQFYFSEQVGQEKVLALKENLLKINPDLEIETIIERVNGDNIIRFFDDCDIIVEAFDEIKSKKMIVDKYINSNKFLVSASGLAGWGDTDKIHTKKFNDKFYIVGDFTTEVSADNPPLSPRVNIVAAKQADLILEAVLEGRI
- the thiE gene encoding thiamine phosphate synthase is translated as MNKKERLSTDLYCITAEKFSLGRSNIEVVKEMIDAGIKIIQYREKKKKMLYKYQECKRLREMTKEAGVSFIINDDIHLAMAIGADGVHIGQEDLPLEEVRRLLGKDKIIGLSTHSPQEAEDAVKRGADYIGVGPIFKTNTKDDVCDPVGLEYLEYVVENLDIPFVAIGGIKEHNVDQVWKLGGRCICMVTEIVGAEDIKAKIRSIRQKLN
- a CDS encoding DUF2085 domain-containing protein, with translation MIEKKITFWYLFFSHHPYSELDRTLKLNLFNKKVYLCARCTGQYLALFLFMLFQAKIDYSSIPFEIISILPLFATLDWLTQTLEIRKSNNYLRVITGGVFGVWLGIILCSIINLNFNLLIKLSIQSLIYFIIVLSILFFRRDKLNKYLKPYEKFIQKYEQQRCYEDLST
- the thiH gene encoding 2-iminoacetate synthase ThiH, with amino-acid sequence MSFYEEYKQVKNFKFDSFFNQVTKYDIERVLAKERLNQEDFLALLSPVACNYLEEMAEKAHRLTVQNFGKVIFLYAPLYLANYCVNQCAYCGFNVKNGFKRDKLTLDQVEEEAKAIVDKGIKDLVVLTGESRKHSPVSYIKDSINILKEYFPSIAIEVYAMEEFEYGQLVEVGVDGLTIYQETYNEDVYDKVHITGPKKNYRFRLDAPERGCKAGMRRVNIGPLLGLDDWRKEAFFAGLHANYLQNKYLDTEISLSLPRLRPHIGSFQPNSIVDDPALVQIILAYRLFLPRVGISLSTRESDELRDNLLPLGITKMSAESSTAVGGYAKDQGVKQFDISDARTVTEVKGLLLARGYQPVFKDWEQI
- a CDS encoding thiazole synthase — translated: MEDRLVIGGIELKSRLFTGTGKFPSKEAIRETLEASNSQVVTMALRRVDFDNPEDNVINYIPDSFTLLPNTSGARTAEEAVRIARIAKAAGCGNWIKIEVISDNKYLMPDNQETIKATEVLAKEGFVVLPYVSPDLMVAKRLEEAGAAAVMPLGAPIGSNRGLKTKELIRILISEINLPIIVDAGIGKPSHAAEAMEMGADAVLVNTAIATANDPVKMAQAFDYAVQAGRIAYLAGPGAVKDYASASSPLTGFLKGE
- the thiS gene encoding sulfur carrier protein ThiS, with amino-acid sequence MRLKVNGQQQVLEEEVKLTDFLESKGLELDRLVIEYNKRVVSKEEWEDIILKDQDSLEVLRFVGGG